The Leptidea sinapis chromosome 15, ilLepSina1.1, whole genome shotgun sequence genome window below encodes:
- the LOC126968341 gene encoding G patch domain-containing protein 4 isoform X1: protein MDFARKQLEKYGWTDGKGLGKFENGISEALKPKLKRSVTGVGHDAAAYFTDHWWTKLYNKAANNVQVEEENGKTKKIKIKDDFEITNSSWSYRKKNKVSSKEEYQNFFVKKAILTSGGSKLESCGDADHVEETVSTDVVKLSDEELFAACGGRTAHKGARHGLRALGKLARIQMQEQLLLVQPKYNGYSHAKKLGINNDDHSLENSGDKTYKEKKNKAIKKHNNETCSDNNEEILTTELKHKKRKKKSIIVECDDRNIEVDANTEVNKATCIKSKKKKHKKEVAIDLDLDSENTEVNSKKKKKKKHKYND from the exons ATGGATTTCGCGAGAAAACAACTAGAGAAATATGGTTGGACAgatg GCAAAGGATTGGGTAAATTTGAAAACGGTATATCGGAAGCACTTAAGCCAAAGCTGAAACGCAGTGTCACAGGTGTTGGACACGACGCAGCTGCATATTTCACCGATCATTGGTGgacaaaattgtataataaagCTGCTAACAATGTTCAG gttgaagaagaaaatggaaaaacaaaaaaaataaaaataaaagatgatTTTGAAATTACTAACAGCTCATGGTCATATAGGAAAAAGAATAAGGTTTCTTCTAAGGAGGAATATCAGAACTTCTTTGTTAAGAAAGCAATACTAACTTCTGGTGGATCAAAGCTAGAGAGTTGTGGTGATGCTGATCATGTTGAAGAAACAGTTTCCACAGATGTAGTAAAGTTGTCTGATGAAGAGTTATTTGCTGCTTGTGGAGGACGAACTGCACATAA AGGTGCCAGACATGGCCTGAGAGCATTAGGTAAATTAGCTAGGATCCAAATGCAGGAGCAACTTCTTTTAGTGCAACCAAAATATAATGGCTACTCCCATGCAAAGAAATTAGGAATTAATAATGATGATCATAGTTTAGAGAATTCAGGTGATAAAACATACAAAGAGAAAAAGAATAAAGCAATTAAGAAACATAACAATGAAACTTGTTCAGATAATAATGAAGAAATACTAACAACAGAACTTAAACACAaaaaaaggaagaaaaaatcaataatagttGAATGTGATGATAGAAATATTGAAGTAGATGCCAACACTGAAGTAAACAAAGCAACTTgcattaaaagtaaaaagaaaaaacataaaaaagaagtTGCAATAGATTTGGATTTAGATAGTGAAAATACAGAAGTGAACtctaaaaagaagaaaaagaaaaaacataaatacaatgattga
- the LOC126968341 gene encoding G patch domain-containing protein 4 isoform X2: protein MFRKKNKVSSKEEYQNFFVKKAILTSGGSKLESCGDADHVEETVSTDVVKLSDEELFAACGGRTAHKGARHGLRALGKLARIQMQEQLLLVQPKYNGYSHAKKLGINNDDHSLENSGDKTYKEKKNKAIKKHNNETCSDNNEEILTTELKHKKRKKKSIIVECDDRNIEVDANTEVNKATCIKSKKKKHKKEVAIDLDLDSENTEVNSKKKKKKKHKYND from the exons ATGTTCAG GAAAAAGAATAAGGTTTCTTCTAAGGAGGAATATCAGAACTTCTTTGTTAAGAAAGCAATACTAACTTCTGGTGGATCAAAGCTAGAGAGTTGTGGTGATGCTGATCATGTTGAAGAAACAGTTTCCACAGATGTAGTAAAGTTGTCTGATGAAGAGTTATTTGCTGCTTGTGGAGGACGAACTGCACATAA AGGTGCCAGACATGGCCTGAGAGCATTAGGTAAATTAGCTAGGATCCAAATGCAGGAGCAACTTCTTTTAGTGCAACCAAAATATAATGGCTACTCCCATGCAAAGAAATTAGGAATTAATAATGATGATCATAGTTTAGAGAATTCAGGTGATAAAACATACAAAGAGAAAAAGAATAAAGCAATTAAGAAACATAACAATGAAACTTGTTCAGATAATAATGAAGAAATACTAACAACAGAACTTAAACACAaaaaaaggaagaaaaaatcaataatagttGAATGTGATGATAGAAATATTGAAGTAGATGCCAACACTGAAGTAAACAAAGCAACTTgcattaaaagtaaaaagaaaaaacataaaaaagaagtTGCAATAGATTTGGATTTAGATAGTGAAAATACAGAAGTGAACtctaaaaagaagaaaaagaaaaaacataaatacaatgattga